Part of the Nicotiana sylvestris chromosome 5, ASM39365v2, whole genome shotgun sequence genome is shown below.
acaacaaaaatgcacagcaagtgtagtataagtatgaaaataacgtgtacccaatgagtatctcgtctaatctcgaagaagtagagacgagaggtcgacttcggcATTTACTAGTAGTCTAATAGTAATATATTTTTAATGCGAGTAGTCATGGAgcagtaatttcaaataagtcacgaacaggtaaaagttcctttttatattaaaagtctccggattcataatctattaattaacaattatctcaagtcggggagagcaaatatcaatatcaataaatctccaggcaagcaatacaagcatgcgcaaatcatgccgaggtcgtatggcccgatccaacataaatgtaaaatgtgcactgccgagggtcgaacgacgcgaaccatagatgcatctattaccccactcGCAAATCATCCATGCAACGCGaccaacataaaataaacaaacaccctgctcgcaaatcatacatgcgatgcaggtacacatagaatcacatattcaaacagttaatcaagacttcatcagggaacaactatccaaggaaaatccaattctctttttacaattcaagaaaatgaagctcaatcttttagaaattcactTACTAATCTGATGttatttaagcaattcaaactgtcaataggattacaaatatttccaagtacaacatgcttttggatcctagactactcgaacaatagcataatagtagctacgcacggactctcgtatcctcgtgcgtacgtagcccccacaaataggagcacataatcaattaactcacctatggggacaatttcctcttacaaggttagaaaggagactcacctcgctctgaagcctatattccgattcaagaacgcgctcaaacctccaatttggagccgaacaatccaaaactattcaaatagggtaagaactagtcaatacatgctcaaaagttcatattctaattattaaaccaatttctcaaccctaaatgcaaggttcctaaattTCATCCTCatgcccacatgcccggattctagaaatttttgaagaaaattgttacccacaacctaaggatcaagaatatatgatttttactccattccctaacaaatttcatggttaaatcttgtttttaccaaattctagttttttcatctaaaccccttaatttttcctaattttcacatgttaatctacccataatctatgtatttaacttatgatgtgtagaaattacttacctctttgatgatgatggaatccctcctcaaatgctctcaaaaatCGCTTAAGGCCAAGTGGGAAATGAAGGAAATGGGCTAAGTCTCGGGATAAAAAGCCCTGAGTTTCAGTCGcaaaaatgtcgcatttgcgacatccggCGACATccggctcgcaaatgcgatgttgtATTTGCGACAATtgcatcgcaaatgtgaagcctaGCCCACCCTGCCCTGGTCGCATTTGTGATAAaattctttgcaaatgcgaaggtgacaTCCTCGCAAAATCGATCATTCATTCGCAAATGTGAACTTTCCACTAGAAGACCAGGCTCACAAATGCGAACagaaactcgcaaatgcgaggtcgcatttgcgaccaatgcatcgcaattgcgatcatacCAGTACCAACAATCCTATTTCTTAGCAAATCACTCCGAAGCTATCTCAGATCACACCCGAGcccccggggctccaaaccaaacacccgcACAAGTCCAAAAGTATAGAAAGAACTTGCTCGAAGCCTcagatcacatcaaacaatgctaaaaccactaATCGCACtctaattcaagcttaatgaactctaaaatttcaaacttctactttcagtgtttaaacctatcaaatcacgtccgattgacctcaaaattttcacacaagtcatatttgacattacagacctagtccaacttccggaatcaaaattcgaccccgatatcaaaaagtccactaccggtcaaacttctcaaaaaccttcaaatttctatctttagccaaatgactccaaaatgacctacggacatccgaattcacttccgatcgcgctcccaataccagaatcaccatacagagctattcctagactcgaaatcccaaacgaacattgataacactaaaatacacttcaacccaaacttattagattcttccaaaatgctaacttccacaataggcgccgaaacattcccgggtcttccaaaaccctgTCCGGACATAcatccaagtccgaaatcatcatacaaacctgttggaaccttcgaatcccgattccgaggtcgtttacttaaaagccaatcttagtccattctttcaacttaaagcttccgaaatgagaattctctttccaaatcaactctgaacttcccggaattcaattcctaCCGTGCgctcaagtcataatacctgaagtaaagttgctcatggcctcaaactgttggacgacgtgctagagctcaaaacgaccgatcgggtcgttacatatgaGGTAGGGgaaatgagtcttttgggcaggcctTATTTAGGTTTGTGAAATCCACGCACATTCGCCATTTTCCGgttttcttttttaccatgactATATTGGCGACCCATTATGGATATTTCGATTCTAAGATGGAGCCGTAAGAGAGTAGTTTATCTACTTCCTCGTTGACGGCCTCGTTGATTGCGGCAttgaattttcttttccctttttgtaCTGGGGGTAGAAGGGGTCGACGTTCAACTTATGTGTGGTAATATCTTTTGGAAAATCTGGCATATCTGCGTGGAAAAAAGCAAACAGATTGGCGTTATTGAttaaaaactcatgaaatttACCTGGCTCAGAGAGCTTATGGCCTATATAAgcctttttgttgttgttgcttctatCCAGTTTGACGGGATCTAGATCCTTTATTGTTGATCCCATGGCTTCCACTACGTCGGGGTCCTTGATAACGTCTTTCTGATCGTTGAGTTTGGACCCCGACTTTGATAATTTCTATGCTTATGAGTTTGTTCCTTTTAGCTGTTGAGTAAATGTGTAGTATTAGGCGAtgcggtagcattcttgggctaTCTGATGTTCGTCTCAGATGCTGAATATGCCCCATAGGGTAGGGAATTTGATTACTTGATATAGACCGGATAGCtctcatggcgtgtatccatggtcgtcctatgaTTGCATTGTAAGTTGTATCCTGGTTCATGACATGGAACGTTGTTTCTAAGGTGACGCCCCCAGCCAGAATGGGTAGCGTTATTTCTCATGAGGTTCGTTtgactgcattgttaaaacccgTTAGAGTTATGCAGCATGGTACTATTTTGTCCTCGAGTTGCATTTGTGCAACCACTCGAGGGTGAATAATACACACGCCACTTCCGTTGTCTACCATTATTCTTTTAACATCAGTATCTGAAATATGTAAAGTGACGACAAGAGCATCAAAGTGAGGAAAATCAAACCTTTGGTATCTGACTTATCAAAGATGATACTTTCTCCAAGGTCATCATACCGATCGTGGGTGATTGACCACTTCAGCTTGTGTGTGGTGGTAAAATTTATGTGGTTGATTGTTGTTTCATCGCCTCCACCAATAATCATTTGAATGGTGCGAGCAGGAGAGGGCGGCTTTGGAGGGCCTTGGTGCTGTTCTCATCtgcggccgaagttggctcgtcCTCGGTCACTCATCAGCTCCTTTAGGTGCCCTTGGTTCAGCATGTTCACTACTTCCTGCCGTATGGCTATACAGTCCTCAGTTTTGAGACCCCGCTCCTGGTGAAATTCACAAAGGACGTTCAACTTTTGGGTACTTGGGTCAGACTTCATTTTTTGCGGCCACTTCACCTTTATGCCAAGCTtctctagtgcgtacactatttttgaaggagaaatacaaaaattgtgagcagataagagtGGAAGCATACCTCTCTCATTTCGCTGAGTCCCTGTGTGCGGCCTGGACGGCCTTTCCGTATGTTGAGGGGATGGTGGAATGGCTATTCTAACATAGGGTTGTTGTATGTCTCAATTGAGGTGTGGGCCTGACTGGTCTCTTCGACTGTCATTACGACGATCTTTCCTCGGCTCTGTTTGGATTGACGTCAAACGTTGGGTTGGACCATTAAGGTCATCGTCGTCTACTCTCACCTTGACACAATAGGCGTTGTGAATTTCTTCCCAAGTGGTGGGAGGGTATTTCATAAGCCTGCTTAATAACTTCCTGGTTGCCCTCGACCCATTCCTGTTCAGCCCATTTTGGAAGGCTGTTACCGCCATCCCTTCCGATATGTTTGGTAAGCATATTCTTACCCTGTTAAACCAAGCGAGGAAGTCCCTAAGTCCCTCTCCAGGCGATTTCCTCATGGAGAATATGCCGTTCACCATGGCCTCCGCTTTCTTAGCTCTGACGTGGGCGGTGACGAACTTGTCAGCTATTTCCTCGAATGTTGTTATAGACAGTACTAGTAGTTGTGAATACCAAGTTAAGGCTCATCCGGTTAAGTTTTTGCCAAACCTTTTTAGTAGCACTGATGGTACTTGCTCCTTTGataggtcgttgccctttaccACCGTGACATAGTGAATGATGTGATCTTCCGGGTCTGTGTTGCCATCATATATCTTCAAATATGGTGGCATTTTTAAGGTCTTGGGTATGGCATTTGGGCTGCCTCCTCGCTATACGGTGGTTCCACGAATCGGCTGACATTCCGCTTTGGTAGTAGTTTTGGGGCGTCTGGTATCTTATCTACCCTTTCTTGATGTTCTCTCATTTGGTCGCGGAGTGCTTTATTTTCGTTTTTCCatatcttccattttctttagaatGGTTGTCAGTGCATCATTACCTGCATCAACTAGTGGTATGAGTGTTACATGTCGGGGGAGCGGGCTGTTCACCGGTAGTCGTCGTGGTATCAGCTGGCGCGACATTTCTATTCGCCCTTTGAACGAGTTTGTCGAGTATGTTATTTAGGGTACTTGTCAGCCACTCCTCCAATAATTTCTTCACTACTGGTGGTACTTCCTCAGCTGTGGATGTGGAAGCTCCCCTTTCGTGTGAAGCGGTTACACTTTCATGAGGGGGAGGTGAATCACTCCGCCTGGGCGTAACGCTCGGCGTCACATTCTCATTGTCTTCTCGGTCATCCTCATTGATGGTGTTAAAAATGTTGGTAGTGACACCCGCTATTGCTTTCTGCCTTGCATCTCCTTTTTCTGCCATTGTTAGTTTGTGTCCACGAGGAAAAGATGGTTGTCCCTTTTTTATGATCCataagaaactaaaattttaactaaaaAACTCCCCACAGACggcaccaaattgtttgaccaaaaaagtgTTGAACCttttagttaaactaattaatgataaGATATAGGATGAATCTTCATTAAGGATAATAAATTCTAGATCAAATGTGTTGAGGAATTGATGTAGTGAGCGACGTTTGATAGCGTTAAAGAGCACGTTTATATTCAATGAATGCTAATAATGTGATAACATAAACATGCAATAAATGTAGAAGATAACAATAAATGTAATAAGAAGGAATCTACTACCCAATTATTGTGTGATTTGGATGGTTCCTTCCCCTGACAACAACGTGAAAAGAAGAGAAATGAACATGGTTATGGAATCTTTAGATCTTGTGGATCAAGATCGAGTAATATGTACTTGAATAATATAATCAATGAACAAGACAACTTTTCGTATATTCTCTTGAGTCAACCTTTAACAAAGTCTTTTTCTCAGAAAAGTGAAGATCCCCCTTTTGTTCTCTACCTCTTCCTATTTATAATGGATATTCCCAAGAAATCCTAAAAAATACAATGTGAGGAATATCCAAGAGAATATTCCTGGTTTCCTCTTCTTAGCATATCCTACTGTTACAATTATAACCCAGTTGCTCATCCTCGGCAATGACCCTTCTGAGGACGACCCCTCGTCACAATGCCGTGGTCGACCCCGTCCTCGACATGACTTATCTACAATTACCTAGTTGCCAAATTTTGACCAAAACACTCACTTTCTTAGTTCCACGAGTCTATCAACTTAAATGTAGTTTGACCAGAGCTACCAATAACGCGCATATGATCTGTATGTATTATAGGGTTATCATGTTCAAAAACTGTAAATTTGTACTATTTGGGGGTTAATTTTAAACTCTATTTCTTTACCTTCTATTTATAATGAGTTGCATCATTTTTTTTAGTACTATCATATTTTTGTGTTGAAGGGTTGCGGAATTTGTGCCATGAGAAGATGGACAACTATGAGCCAAAGTCAAAAAATTTACTACATTGAGTACATACATGCAGATGAGTGGATATGTTACTGTCTTGAAGGACTGAGTATCTTGTTGTCACAGGGGTGATTTGTGCCACTCGAACTCAGCCCGAGGTTCACCTCCGTGCGGCAGTCAAGCCCAGCCTTGACTTCAGCCTTTCCAACACTTAGTTTTATTTTTAGGGACGTTTGAACTTGGAATGAAAATAGGCAGCAAAATTTGTAAATAAAGGCACACGATATACAGAAATTTCTTCCCAACTTGTATTAATGAGTGAATACAAGAACACAAAAGTCAACCCTATGGCCAAGACAAAGAATTCCCTAATTCCCTGCCCCAAAATAGTTTTCCCACCCTTAGGAAAATAACTTAGACGATTTTTGGCTAACAATGCCTTAGACTAAGTTTCTGCCCCGTTTTGGACAGCCTAGGCAAATATTTAATGGTACAATCAGTTGACAAAGCCCCAACTGATGGGAAACAAGTTAAGACAAAGTACAAAAACGTGGGCACACTTTTAGGCCATGATCAGCATGTCTTAGAAGAGGTTGCAACTGCCAACTGCTTCCCATGTGCTTGGCACATGTTTTTCCAACTGCTGCTTGTGCATAGCTTGGTCCGATTTCGCCCAGCTGCTTTGTGCCAAGGCTGGCATTGCGCCCAACCTTGTCTTTGACACTGCTCCACGCCAATGTCATTGCCACAGCTCGCCATCCACTGACTTAGCCGCACACGTTCATTGTCAAAGCTGCCCGCCCATGTCAAGTCGCCCCCAACTTGATCAAATCTGTCCGTATCATTTGTCTTTGCTTGTCCCGCCTTGCCTTGCCTTGCCTTGCCATGTTTTTGCCCCTGCTTGACATGGCTTTGCCTTGCCATTGTTTTGCCAACCCGCCCATCTAAGTAAAATGCGCCTTGCTTCCGTTCAAGGTGCGTTTGTCGAACCCCGCATTGTCCGTCATGCCGAGCAGCCCTTCATGATGTTGCCCCATTTTTCAGGTTGTGTGCCAAGGCCATCATGAAAATCCTTGCCACAACCCACACATGCCGAGGACCTTTGTCAGGGGGTTAACAAACCACCCCCACCAGAAGAATTCGTCGTCCTCGACGAAGCAGCTTCCGCATTTTTCAGCACCACCATAGGTCCCAAATATGCTGTTGCTTGCACATGTTCTTCCTCGTTTTGTTCATCTtcactcttttcttcttcaaacaaCGCTGAAAGCTTTTCAATTCTCGGACAATCCCTCTCCATGTGTGGTCCTTTGCAAATAAAACAGCCATCAAACTTGTTGTTTTGTCCCTTGTTTGTCAAAGGTCCATCACATTGCTTTCCCTTCTCATTGCCATTGCCCTCAATAGCATTTCCCTTGTCATTTCCGTTTTTCCTCCACTCTTTTCCCTTGTCCTTGTTCCCATTTTTGGACTTTAAAGTAGTAGAGAAATCAAAACCATTTTGTCCCAATCGGAAATCACCCAACGCATCCGCAGTAGCAATGGCACTAGGAAGATCTTTCACATTTTGCCTTCGGAGTTCCATTTGCGCCCACGACTGCAACCCGTAAAGGAAATTATGCAGCTTGTCCTCCTCAGACATGTTGCTAATATCCAGCATCAAAGAACTAAAATCCTTGACGTAATCCCTGACCGTTCCAGTTTGTTTTAACTTCTTCAAACGATCTCTAACAATCCAGCCCGCATTGCTAGGAAagaattgatccttcaactctttcttCAGCCCTTCCCAAGAGTCAATCTTCGGCCTACCAGCACTTACATCATCTGCCACGCGCGTACGCCACCATAGCTTCGCATCATCCACCAAGTACATAGTCGTAATGGGGACTTTGTCTTCATCTTGCACTTTGGCAGCATGGAAGTACTGTTCCATATCCCACAGGAAGTTTTCAAGTTTCTTGGCACTCCTTGTGCCATTGAACTCTTTAGGCTCCGGAATTCTGACCTTGGTACGATCTGCCCCACGCTGTGCTTCTTCATTGCCAACAGCACGACGCAGCAACCCATTTTCCGTTTTCAGATCTGTGCACTCCTCGCTCAGTCTGTTCATCTCGGCCTCAAGATAGGCGAGACGAGTTAAGATAGTCAGAAATTGATCCCCATCAATAGTTCCGACAAGTGCCTCTAATGCAGCAACCTTTTCCCTTAGTTCTGCGTTGCCACCAGCCATTCTTCACAAAATTCAACCAATGAACGTTGTGTCTTCGCCCCGATCCAGCcacgctctgataccacttgtcaCAGGGGTGATTTGTGCCACTCGAAAACAGTCCGAGGTTCACCTCCGTGCGGCAGTCAAGCCCAGCCTTGACTTCAGCCTTTCCAACACTTAGCTTTATTTTTAGGGACGTttgaacttgaaatgaaaataggCAGCAAAATATGTAAATAAAGGCACACGATATACAG
Proteins encoded:
- the LOC138868867 gene encoding uncharacterized protein, whose amino-acid sequence is MAGGNAELREKVAALEALVGTIDGDQFLTILTRLAYLEAEMNRLSEECTDLKTENGLLRRAVGNEEAQRGADRTKVRIPEPKEFNGTRSAKKLENFLWDMEQYFHAAKVQDEDKVPITTMYLVDDAKLWWRTRVADDVSAGRPKIDSWEGLKKELKDQFFPSNAGWIVRDRLKKLKQTGTVRDYVKDFSSLMLDISNMSEEDKLHNFLYGLQSWAQMELRRQNVKDLPSAIATADALGDFRLGQNGFDFSTTLKSKNGNKDKGKEWRKNGNDKGNAIEGNGNEKGKQCDGPLTNKGQNNKFDGCFICKGPHMERDCPRIEKLSALFEEEKSEDEQNEEEHVQATAYLGPMVVLKNAEAASSRTTNSSGGGGLLTP